In Candidatus Pelagibacter ubique HIMB140, a single window of DNA contains:
- a CDS encoding cupin domain-containing protein translates to MTKKIDKLYDENLVVKPWGYEYVVYRNKNKLSVTLLNINYKKKTSLHCHPNKKSGFIMIKGKALFQLGLWKKRSEIKAAPSKRMIARGLFHQIESLSKEGIIALEFETPVDKKDLVRFQDDYGRQQKSYEGAKYTKKINSKFLKFKIPPSEKKITYSIYGVKLLIENHKNFKKINKCKNDTIFAILDGEIVDNNNKAVLSCGDIVKTNDLKVLSKVFKIKKLLTLLKVTK, encoded by the coding sequence ATGACTAAAAAAATTGATAAACTTTATGATGAAAATTTAGTTGTAAAACCCTGGGGTTATGAATATGTGGTTTATAGAAATAAAAACAAACTTTCAGTAACTTTATTAAATATAAATTATAAAAAAAAAACTTCACTACATTGTCATCCAAATAAAAAGAGTGGATTTATAATGATTAAGGGTAAAGCCTTATTTCAATTAGGTTTATGGAAAAAGAGATCTGAAATTAAAGCAGCGCCCTCTAAAAGAATGATAGCCAGAGGTCTTTTTCATCAGATAGAATCCCTTTCTAAAGAAGGAATTATTGCGCTAGAATTTGAAACTCCAGTAGATAAAAAAGATTTAGTTAGATTTCAAGATGATTATGGAAGACAACAAAAATCTTATGAAGGAGCAAAGTATACAAAAAAAATCAATTCAAAATTTTTAAAATTTAAAATTCCACCTTCAGAAAAAAAAATTACTTATTCAATTTATGGAGTAAAACTATTAATTGAAAATCATAAAAATTTTAAAAAAATCAATAAATGTAAAAATGATACTATATTTGCAATTTTAGATGGTGAAATTGTAGATAATAATAATAAAGCAGTACTTAGTTGTGGAGATATTGTAAAAACTAATGATTTAAAGGTTTTATCTAAAGTTTTTAAAATAAAGAAGCTTCTTACTTTATTAAAAGTGACAAAGTAA